A region of Moorena producens PAL-8-15-08-1 DNA encodes the following proteins:
- a CDS encoding HAD family hydrolase, which produces MNFPNINQKTISFFLSVLLSIFCLGGTLGCLPAYAALDSWKPGTGSLDKIIDFVNQVNAEDRIAVFDNDGTLWAEKPIYFPIQFELQKKLQGDNFVGYTTDEYIEEAKDFVYNQNHKDFHVPYVDLVYEPVIELVNYLKNNEFKVYISSGGDIDFVRSFSDDVYGIPPEQVIGTAVKTSFDKEFGGNVKRDTDFLQGIKQEKHEDLAHYNDQEGKPVGIQNHIGKRPIIAVGNSSGDFEMFQYTDTGVGNSLIVLINHDDCEEEYEYNNVPYETKVNHDGDVVARNESLDAAQTRDNWIVVSMKEDFDHIFSQPFYRSRPYQRGCN; this is translated from the coding sequence ATGAACTTTCCCAACATCAACCAAAAAACTATCTCATTTTTTCTTTCAGTGCTGTTATCAATTTTTTGTTTAGGAGGTACTTTAGGCTGTCTACCTGCCTATGCAGCATTAGATTCTTGGAAACCTGGTACTGGTAGCCTAGACAAGATCATTGATTTTGTGAACCAAGTTAACGCCGAAGATCGCATTGCTGTCTTTGATAATGACGGAACCTTGTGGGCTGAAAAACCTATATATTTCCCAATTCAGTTTGAACTCCAAAAGAAGCTGCAAGGTGATAATTTTGTTGGCTACACAACAGATGAATATATAGAGGAGGCTAAGGATTTTGTCTATAACCAAAATCATAAAGATTTTCATGTTCCCTATGTAGACCTTGTCTATGAACCGGTAATTGAATTAGTTAATTACCTTAAAAATAACGAATTCAAAGTCTATATTTCTTCTGGAGGTGATATTGATTTTGTCCGTTCTTTTTCTGATGATGTTTATGGTATTCCCCCTGAACAAGTGATTGGTACCGCCGTCAAAACAAGCTTCGATAAAGAATTTGGAGGAAACGTAAAACGTGATACGGATTTTTTACAGGGAATAAAACAGGAAAAACACGAGGATCTAGCTCACTATAACGATCAAGAGGGTAAACCAGTAGGAATTCAAAATCATATTGGGAAACGACCTATTATTGCTGTAGGTAACTCTAGTGGTGATTTTGAAATGTTTCAATACACTGATACTGGGGTTGGTAATTCTTTAATCGTACTCATTAATCATGATGATTGTGAGGAGGAATATGAATACAATAATGTCCCATATGAAACTAAGGTCAATCATGATGGCGATGTTGTTGCTCGTAACGAATCCCTCGACGCAGCCCAAACTCGTGACAATTGGATCGTGGTTAGTATGAAAGAGGATTTCGACCATATTTTTTCCCAACCTTTCTACCGATCAAGACCATATCAACGAGGATGTAACTAA
- a CDS encoding HAD family hydrolase, translating into MKKRTFVVFFSILLSVFCLGGFVACPPAAADFESLLVSWNDGPTKTKIVNFVDNVINTVDPSDRIAVFDNDGTLWTEKPDYIQVSFIEYYRGINPSVNLETPDCSTEPQITPEQYKQEARQFLDTQNHPYLGFQYIQLTFKPMVELVNYLQSNDFKVYISSGGGTDFIRSFAEDAYGIPPENIIGTTTKAEYCDPENDGTFVLLKTKILVEPINDGKRKPVGIDRYIGKKPIMAVGNSSGDLQMLDYTDDHIGPALMMLLHHDDTRECPYAELAQIDCPYDDPVFDVANDRR; encoded by the coding sequence ATGAAAAAAAGAACCTTTGTAGTTTTCTTCTCAATTCTGTTATCAGTCTTTTGCCTAGGAGGCTTTGTGGCATGTCCCCCCGCTGCTGCAGACTTCGAATCTTTATTAGTGTCTTGGAATGACGGTCCGACTAAGACCAAGATTGTTAACTTTGTGGATAATGTTATCAATACCGTTGATCCGAGCGATCGCATTGCTGTTTTCGATAATGATGGAACCCTGTGGACTGAAAAACCAGACTATATTCAGGTGTCATTTATCGAATATTATAGGGGAATAAATCCATCGGTAAATCTTGAAACACCTGATTGTTCAACTGAACCGCAAATAACACCGGAACAGTATAAACAGGAAGCTAGGCAATTTCTGGATACACAAAATCATCCATACCTTGGCTTTCAATACATCCAGCTGACCTTCAAGCCCATGGTTGAACTGGTCAACTATCTCCAAAGTAATGATTTCAAGGTCTATATTTCCTCTGGGGGTGGAACAGATTTCATTCGCTCCTTTGCGGAAGATGCCTACGGTATTCCCCCTGAAAACATCATTGGTACTACCACCAAAGCCGAGTATTGCGACCCAGAAAACGATGGAACTTTTGTCTTGCTCAAGACGAAAATACTGGTGGAACCGATTAACGATGGAAAACGTAAACCAGTGGGAATTGACCGCTACATTGGTAAAAAACCAATTATGGCAGTTGGTAATTCCAGTGGTGATTTACAAATGCTTGACTACACTGATGATCACATTGGTCCAGCTTTAATGATGCTGCTTCACCATGATGATACCCGCGAATGTCCCTATGCTGAGCTTGCTCAGATTGACTGTCCATACGATGATCCTGTTTTTGATGTGGCCAATGATCGTCGTTAG